The following proteins come from a genomic window of Malus sylvestris chromosome 4, drMalSylv7.2, whole genome shotgun sequence:
- the LOC126619130 gene encoding putative receptor like protein 25, translating into MKDGRDIGFSSTVRASRIPYKRRKYSGRAGTCRGELFGPRTCVASPDDKTVVITYRPAISYEPGITITSKGLKRDLAKILSVLTLIDFSCNNFSGSIPKEVGALKSLYFLNLSSNAFTGEIPSSFGNMRQLESLDLSQNKLSGQIPQQLANLSFLAVLNLSNNQLVGKIPAGTQISTFLNYSFTGNKGLWGPPLTVDYKAGLLPPPTLNGSHPNSTDEIDWDLIRVEIGFVFGFAVAVGSLVFFKRWSKWYYRSMYKIIVRILPQLEERIGPHRRHVHINQRWRR; encoded by the coding sequence TAGAATCCCTTATAAAAGAAGGAAATATTCTGGTAGAGCGGGAACTTGTAGAGGGGAATTGTTTGGACCTAGGACGTGTGTTGCATCCCCTGATGACAAAACGGTTGTAATTACTTATCGGCCTGCTATTTCTTATGAGCCTGGTATAACGATTACAAGCAAAGGTTTAAAGAGGGATCTGGCAAAGATTCTATCTGTCTTGACCTTGATTGACTTCTCATGCAACAATTTCAGTGGGTCAATTCCCAAGGAAGTGGGAGCTTTGAAATCTTTATATTTTCTCAACTTGTCGAGCAATGCTTTCACAGGTGAAATCCCATCGTCATTTGGTAACATGCGACAACTCGAGTCCTTGGACCTGTCACAGAACAAGTTGAGCGGGCAAATCCCACAACAGCTGGCAAACCTTAGTTTCCTTGCAGTCCTGAATCTCTCGAATAATCAACTTGTCGGCAAGATCCCAGCTGGTACTCAAATTTCAACATTTCTAAACTACTCATTTACAGGGAACAAAGGATTATGGGGGCCTCCGCTAACGGTGGATTATAAAGCAGGGCTGTTACCACCACCAACATTAAATGGAAGCCATCCAAATTCTACAGATGAGATTGATTGGGATCTTATTAGAGTCGAAATTGGATTTGTATTTGGCTTTGCAGTTGCTGTTGGGTCACTTGTGTTTTTCAAGAGATGGAGTAAATGGTATTACAGGTCTATGTATAAAATCATTGTGAGGATACTCCCTCAGCTTGAAGAAAGAATTGGTCCTCATCGAAGACATGTTCACATAAATCAGAGGTGGAGACGTTGA